The genomic region CGATAGTCGGCGACGCTCGCGACCGCCATCGACAAGGCCTCCAATACGGAGATGGGCAGCATGAAGGGCGGTTCTCCCACGGCCTTCGATCGTCCGATGGTCTTTTCTGCGTTTTCCGACCACTCGGCGAGCCGCACGTTGAAGATCTTCGGCCGGTCCGAGGCGAGCGGAATCTTGTAGGTCGAGGGCGCATGCGTCCTCAAACGTCCCTTTTCGTCCCACCAGAGCTCTTCCGTGGTCAGCCAGCCCATGCCCTGGACGAAGCCGCCTTCGATCTGGCCAAGGTCGATCGCCGGATTGAGCGAGCGGCCGACATCGTGCAGCACGTCGACGCGGTCGACGAGGTATTCGCCAGTCAGAGTGTCGATCGAGACCTCGGAGACGGCGGCGCCATAGGCGAAATAGTAGAAGGGCGTGCCGCGCCCCGTAGCTCGATCCCAGTGGATCTTCGGCGTCCTGTAGAAGCCGGCGGCGGACAACTGTACGCGGGCCGTGTAAGCCTGCCGGATGAAATCGGGGAAGGGCACGAGCTCTTCGCCGATCTTCACATGGTTCGCCACGAAGGTGACGTGCTCGGCGGTTGTCTGCCAGCGTTCGGCGGCGAAGGCGACAAGACGATCCTTGATCTGGCGGGCCGCATCGAAGGCGGCCATGCCGTTGAGATCCGAGCCCGATGAGGCCGCGGTCGCCGACGTGTTCGGCACCTTGCCGGTTGTCGTCGCGGTGATCTTCATCCGGTCGATATCGATCTGGAAGCTGTCCGCAAGAACCTGGGCCACCTTGGTGTAGAGGCCCTGGCCCATCTCGGTGCCGCCATGATTGAGGTGGACGGAGCCATCCTGATAGATATGCACCAGCGCGCCCGCCTGGTTGAAGGCGGTCATGGTGAAGGAGATGCCGAACTTAACGGGCGTCAGCGCGATGCCCTTTCGGATCACGCGGCTCGACTTGTTGAATTCGATGATTGCCGCGCGGCGCGCCTGGTAATCGGCGCTGACCTCCAATTCGCCGACGATCCGATGGATGATATTGTCCTCGATCTTCTGGTGGTAGGGCGTGACGTCGCGGCCCGATCCCTTCTCTCCGTAGAAGTTCAACTTGCGGATTTCGAGCGGATCCTTGCCAAGCGCATAGGCGATCTCCTCGACGATGCGCTCGGCGCCGATCATGCCCTGTGGCCCCCCGAAACCGCGATAGGCGGTATTGGAGACCGTATTGGTTTTCAGCGGCTGCGAGGTCAGCTTCACATGCGGGTAGAAATAGGAGCTGTCCGCGTGGAAGAGCGCCCTGTCGGTCACCGGCCCAGAGAGATCGGAGGAGTAGCCGCAACGGGCGGCGTAGTTCGCATGGACGGCGTGGATGCGCCCTTCGTCGTCAAAGCCGACGTCGTAATCGACGAGGAAATCGTGGCGCTTGCCGGTCGCCATCATGTCGTCGTCGCGATCCGGCCGGAATTTCACGGCGCGGCGAAGCCTTCGCGCGGCGACGGCGGCAAGCGCCGCAAATTGGTTGCCCTGCGTCTCCTTGCCGCCAAAGCCGCCGCCCATGCGGCGAACGTTCACCGTTACCGCGTTGGACGGCACACCAAGCACATGCGCGACCATGTGCTGGATTTCGCTTGGATGCTGCGTCGAGGACCAGACGGTCATTTCGTCGTCTTCCCCGGGAATGGCCAGGGCTATGTGCCCCTCCAGATAGAAGTGCTCCTGGCCGCCGATCCGCATCTGCCCCTTCAGCCGGCGCGGCGCTCGTTCCAGTTCAGCTTCCGCGTCGCCGCGCTGGAGCGTCAGCGGCTGCGTCACGAGTTCGCCGCCTTGAGCCATGGCGTCTGCCACATCGATCAGATGCGGCAGGTCGCGATAGGTGATCTTCGCGAGCCGCGC from Sinorhizobium garamanticum harbors:
- the xdhB gene encoding xanthine dehydrogenase molybdopterin binding subunit; translated protein: MDKSTFEEQTTIAGPMHMRLRHDSAHKHVAGTADYIDDMPEPAGTLHGALGLTDRAHAEILEMDLSAVVALPGVVCVLTASDMPHSNDISPSHLHDEPVLADGRVQFHGQPAFAVIAETRDIARRAARLAKITYRDLPHLIDVADAMAQGGELVTQPLTLQRGDAEAELERAPRRLKGQMRIGGQEHFYLEGHIALAIPGEDDEMTVWSSTQHPSEIQHMVAHVLGVPSNAVTVNVRRMGGGFGGKETQGNQFAALAAVAARRLRRAVKFRPDRDDDMMATGKRHDFLVDYDVGFDDEGRIHAVHANYAARCGYSSDLSGPVTDRALFHADSSYFYPHVKLTSQPLKTNTVSNTAYRGFGGPQGMIGAERIVEEIAYALGKDPLEIRKLNFYGEKGSGRDVTPYHQKIEDNIIHRIVGELEVSADYQARRAAIIEFNKSSRVIRKGIALTPVKFGISFTMTAFNQAGALVHIYQDGSVHLNHGGTEMGQGLYTKVAQVLADSFQIDIDRMKITATTTGKVPNTSATAASSGSDLNGMAAFDAARQIKDRLVAFAAERWQTTAEHVTFVANHVKIGEELVPFPDFIRQAYTARVQLSAAGFYRTPKIHWDRATGRGTPFYYFAYGAAVSEVSIDTLTGEYLVDRVDVLHDVGRSLNPAIDLGQIEGGFVQGMGWLTTEELWWDEKGRLRTHAPSTYKIPLASDRPKIFNVRLAEWSENAEKTIGRSKAVGEPPFMLPISVLEALSMAVASVADYRECPRLDTPATPERILMALERLRGI